The genomic interval GTTTAGCTCCGGATGCACCCAGGGGATGTGGAACCCCTCGAGATAGTTCTCGCAGTACAGGGCCCAGTTCGCCGCCACCTCGTAGTCGCGGCTGCGGTCCGGTGCGAAGCGCAGATCGCCCCACGGGTACCACGCCATGGCCGCCTGCAGCGGGCCGAGCACCGCGGCCGCCGGAACGCCCGGCACCACCTGCAGGAAGGTGAGCGGCCCGAGACGGAACAGGCCCGGCCGGCGCAGATGGTCGTCCGGCCCGGGAAAGTCGTGGGCGTCCTCGAAGCCGGGCATATGGGTCAGGGTGCCGTCGGGCGCGAAGCTGCGGCCGTGGTAGCCGCAGCGCAGCTGGCTGCAGGGTCCCGGTTCCCGCTGCAGCAGCATGCCCCGATGGGTGCAGACGTTGGACACGCAGCCCAGGTCGCCGGCTTCGTCGCGGCGCAGGAGCAGGGGCTCGTCGAGGCTGCCCGGCAGCAGGGTCAGGGGCGCGGCGTGGCCCACGGCCGCGGGCACGGGCGCATCGGCCGGCACCAGCTGCCAGCTCGGGGCGAAGACCCGCTCGAGGGCCGCGGCGTGGATC from bacterium carries:
- a CDS encoding Rieske 2Fe-2S domain-containing protein, giving the protein MRELPPIDADIRRAATPPGHLYHDPAIHAAALERVFAPSWQLVPADAPVPAAVGHAAPLTLLPGSLDEPLLLRRDEAGDLGCVSNVCTHRGMLLQREPGPCSQLRCGYHGRSFAPDGTLTHMPGFEDAHDFPGPDDHLRRPGLFRLGPLTFLQVVPGVPAAAVLGPLQAAMAWYPWGDLRFAPDRSRDYEVAANWALYCENYLEGFHIPWVHPELNRRLDWRAYEVHLHARATLQVGMGVAGDPVFDLPAGHPDHGRPVAAWYWWVYPNLMLNFYPWGLSVNIVEPLGPTRCRVRFQSHVARPDLLDRGAGGPLDAVEMEDEAVVEAVQRGVRSRLYHRGRYAPRHEIGTHHFHRLLVADLTA